DNA sequence from the Nerophis lumbriciformis linkage group LG10, RoL_Nlum_v2.1, whole genome shotgun sequence genome:
agttcttatgttacctagctcagtgttttttaaccttttttgaaccgaggcacattttttgcgttgaaaaaatccggaggcacaccaccagcagaaatcattaaaaaaaacgaaactcaagttgacagtaaaaagtcgttgtcgcaattgttgaatatgactttaaaccataaccaagcatgcatcaatatagctcttgtctcaaagtaggtgtactgtcaccacctgtcaaatCACGCcgagacttatttggagttttttgctgttttcctgtgtgtagtgttttagttcttgttttgcgctcttattttggtggctttttctcttttttttggtattttcctgtagcagttttatgtcttcctttgagcgatatttcacgcatctactttttatttttagcaatcaagaatatttcagttgtttttatccttctttgtggggacattgttgattgtcatgtcatgtaagtctttgctgtcgtccagcattctgtttttgtttactttgtagcaagttcagttttagttttgttctgcatagccttccctaagcttcactgCCTTTTCTTcggggcactcatcttttgtttattttttggtttaagcataagacacctttttttacctccacgctgcctcccgctgtttccgacatctacaaagcaattagctaccggctgccacctactgatatggaagagtattacacggttactctgccgagctctagacagcaccgacactcaacaacaacaacacatcattttcagactataattactggtttgcaaaaaatatttttaacccaaataggtgaaattagataatctcccacggcacaccagactgtatctcacagcacactagtgtgccgcggcacagtggttgaaaaacactgacctagctcataacatcactatatatatctgccttaggccatctagaaggccttactgacaacaacctgtgatctgattggctattgcaactgtctatcaactgtatgttcccgttcacttacagtgcacggacgccagcattgctgaatctgaaggcctcgggcagatttggtaaagcgtggcaacataagatagctgaattctgattggataaaaactctatgaactaaaaacaacagcactggaaggagcataatatgacatgaagagaatatgattaatttttgatatttagggaaagtaaataaaaattacttttatctttaattatgatcatgatttctggttatgttaggcaagcagagaaggccttgctggccctgacggcacacaacTGTAtatacaccatattgccaaaagtatttagccacctgcctttactcacttatgaacttgaagtgccatcccatggaattgtccaaaatgttttgatatcctggaacattcaaagttcctttcaatggaactaaggggccaagcccaactcctgaaaaacaacccaacaccataattcctcctccaccaaatttcacactcggcacaatgcagtccgaaatgtagcgttctcctggcaacctccaaacccagactggtccatcagattgccagatggaaaagcgtgattcatcactccagagaaggcgtctccactgctctagagttcagtggcgacgtgctttacaccactgcataccacgctttgcattggacttggtgatgtatggcttagatgcagctgctcggccatggaaacacataccatgaagctctctgcgtactgtacgtgggctaattgtaaggtcacatgaagtttggagctctgtcgcaactgactgtgcagaaagtctttgcactatgcgcttcagcatccgctgacccctctctgtcagtttacgtggcctaccacttggtggctgagttgctgttgttccccaactcttcacttttcttacaaCAAAGTTGACTTtgtaatatttaggagcgaggaaatttcacgactggatttgttgcacaggtagcatcctatgacagttccacgctggaaatcactgagagtggcccattctttcacaaatgtttgtagaaacagtctccatgcctaagtgcttgattttataccaaATGAtaagggcacctgattctcatcatttggatggatggccaaatacttttggcaatatagtgtatgtatatatgtgtgtatatacagtatatacgtgtgtgtatttgtgtgtgagatatgggtgtataaatgtgtgtgtatatatatgtgtgtataaatgtgtgtgcgtgtataaatgtgtataaatgtgtgtgtgtgtgtgtgtgtatatatgtgtgtgtatatgcatatatgtgtgtgtgtatatatatgtgtgtataaaaaatgttgtgtgtaagtgtatatatgtgtgtgtgactgtatatatgtgtatatgtgtttatatatttgtataattgtaaatatatgtataaatgtgtatatatgtatatgtaggggaaaaaactatttttttgaatcgattaagaatcgttacaaataagaatcgcgattaatctgaaaatcttctctctttttttttcacaCCCCTACATGTTGCACACATTGGATTGCACAGGACCAAGACAAACAacacaacttgtttaagtcggggtccacgtaaatcaatttatgatgctgtgttccaaattcaaattatttactgaacttgtgtgagcctatggctttgcacgttgttttatatgtatatatatatatatatatatatatatatatatatatatatatatatatatatatatatatatatatatatatatatatattatatacatgtatatattatatatttatatatatattatatatatatatatatatatatatatatattatatacatgtatatattatatatttatatatattatatatatatatatatatatatatgtatatacatatatgtgtatatatatatatacatacatatgtctatatgtgtgtatgcataatatgtgtgtataaatgtgtgtgtgtaaatgtgtgtgggtgtatatatgtgtgtataaatatgtgtgtgtgtataaatatgtgtgtgtgtatatatatatatatatatatatatatatatatatatatatatatatatatatatatatatatatattgcattctattttagttactttattgagtttacaaccccctggcgctgttttgtactgtttttttgtacttattttgtacttattttgtacttattttgtacttattttgattattattatttctcaattgtttgtaaatgtcgcaatttataaataaagatttataaaactaaaaacaaacaaaaaagtggagacgcaaaaaataaataaaaaataaaaactttagtTATACTCGTAGTGTTGTTTTAGGTTTAAGGAAATATACGTGGCCCTCAAAATACGTTAATTGAATATCCTTGTTGTATAGACTAAGCAAGAATTTAGTGCTGTAGTGGTAATAAAATAATCATTAAGAAGGTCAAAGATACAATGAATGTGTGAAATTGCTTTAGTTGTCACATGACAGGATGACTGCTTTGTCATAAAGTGACTTATCAGTGAGGAAATACTTTGTGGCGAGTGCAAAAGGGGACGACTGCTGCCTTCAAGTCATCGATCGTCATGAAGGACAAAACGCTTTTATGGCTGCCACTTTGGGATAAAACGTAATAAAAAAACACGTTAAGAGTTCAAACTTCACAAAATAAGTACTGATTTCCACTTTCATCGGGGAAAACAGTTATTAGATTGGATGGAACACACTATAGCGGACGTGTGAGTGGGCTATTTTCCCACTGCGCACGGTACTTAAAGGCAGCACGGTACAATAGGTTGTTTTCCGTTTGTTTTTGCTCACGAGCGCTTCGGTGAAGCTGCGGAGTGCAAATGGGCGGAGCTAAGTGCCGCGCGCACGGGAAGGTTTGCTGGAGAGCGCGTGCCGTGTGCAGCGCTCTTTTATGACGACAACAGTGTTGTCAGTTTACgatggggaaaaaaaaggaaaaatgtccccctggcgctgatttgtactgtttctgtacttattattatttatcgagtgtttgtaaatgttgcagtttataaataaaggtttataaaataaaaaaaataaaaatgtatcatgtCTTGAATTTGAACAAATACTGCAGAGCATAATTAGATCGGACatccatatagatatatatgttttttttcccactacCCACTAATTATGAAGGGAACGGAATGACGTAATGTTCAGACCACATTGTCCACTTCTGGGTATTTTTTCAAAAGTCGTGTGCACAAAGTCGATGGTCATCATCACTTGAATGCACTTTGCACACGACACTACTGATCTGTGACCTATAAAAGTGCAGCCTCGCCTCCCATATTGACAACAACCTCCTCGGCGGGAAAAAATACTACATCTACTTTTCTCTTCAAGAAGACGATCAAACCACGACATGGACCCTTGCGACTGCTCCAAGAGTGAGTTTTATTACCCGAGCAGCCATCTTCTATTGTGCATTGTGTTGTGCTATTTGACCTAATACTATTATTTCTATGTGTGTGTAGCTGGAACCTGCAAATGCGGAGCATCCTGCAAGTGCACTAACTGCTCCTGCACCACCTGCAAGAAGAGTAAGTCCACTTATGTCCTTATATTATATTCACTATGTTGGCCTTGCTGCTTTTTAATTACTTTTAAAGCTGTTGACTTCAAATTGTATTTAACATGTGTTGAAGTACAAACTATGTTGTCTTTTATGGATGCAGGCTGCTGCGCTTGCTGCCCATCTGGATGCAGCAAGTGTGCATCAGGCTGTGTGTGCAAAGGCAAGACTTGTGACACAAGCTGCTGCCAGTGAGGAGCAATCATGGCCGTCCGCCCGCCTGCCAGGGATTTATTTGTCTTATGTCTGATTTTCATGTCTTATCTACATATGTATTTTCTTCTATAttgaaataaatgtttcctttaaaATCAGTTCAGTTGGTGtgtatttttcaacttgttacatCCAGGACCACGTACTGAAAAATCCAAATTTTGAATGTTGCTCAAAGCTTAGATGTATTCAATATTAACTTTCAACTTTTTTGCCCTGTCTTTTCAACTTTTGCTCAACTTTTCCCGGTGTTATGTACAACACCCAAAACATGTGAAGTTGACACGTGTGAAAAAAGTGAtgtgcaaatccctttcaacccatattcaattgaatacaccgcAAAGACAAatgacgttcaaactggaaaacttttgcaaatattagctcattttggaatttgatgcctgcaacatgtttataaaaagatggcacaagtggcaaaaaagactgagaaagttgagcacTGCCAATACATGCTCGTCAAGTAAAGCTTGTCCATCCCAACGCTTATCCGCATCttctccagtctctccatgtGCACTCTAGTGTGCCAGAAAGCCGTCAGACATAGCCATTGCTCCTTAATGTAGCTCCAAAAGTTCATAAAGTACAGAGGTCATGAAAGTACAAGGAAACATCCAGAACAGGGGTGTGCAAACTATTTTTCAGCGATTGCCGCGTCAATATTTAAGGATGCAGGGGACATGATTTGTGCATTAAAGATAGAACCAATACACTATAGCTTTATGTAATGGTTATGTAAGCATATTCTATGTATTTTCCTCTAAATGAAGAATTTtgcagcataaaaatggctactattggccactagatgggGGGGGGGAAATCAGACCGTACTCttaagtatcgtggccactgattggctggaCTTCAGGCAGCATTACCAACATGTTATCTTTTTGAGCCAATTTTACAGCTGATTTACCTGGTACTATGCTGACCTTTTTAGCCAAttgtgcagccaaacacctcagagtcatgtaCGTAACCTGCTCGTGCaagcagcagccactacagcggcgtccTCAATATATGCATACAAtatatccattttccaccgcttgggtgctggagcctatcccagctgcattcaggcggaaggcggggtacaccctgaacaagttgccacctcatcgcagggccaacactgacagACCGACAcatacaatatacagtacaggccaagctTCAggcacacttgtgaagtgaaaaccatttcaggtgactacctcttgaagctcatcgagagaatgccaagagtgtgcaaagcagtaatcagcgcaaagggtggctattttgaagaaactagaatataaaacatgtttaggtatttcacctttttttgttaagtacataactccacattgtgtgcattcatagttttgatgccttcagtgacaatctgcaatgtaaatagtcatgaaaacattgtggttagagtgtctgccctgagatcagtaggttgtgagttcaaaccccggccgagtcataccaaagaatataaaaatgggacccattacctccctgcttggcactcagcatcaagggttggaattgggggttaaatcaccaaaatgattcccgagtgcggccaccgctgctgctcactgctcccctcacctcccagggggtggaacaaggggatgggtcaaatgcagagggtaatttcaccacacctagtgtgtgtgactatcagtggtactttaactttcaatAAAGAAGACAcaatgaatgaggtgtgtccaaacttttagcctgtactgtatatttatcaTAACttgtacaaaacaaaaatgagattCTGTAGATAAAGTATATTTTGTTTCATATAATATCTGTAttacatataattatatattgtacaaaataaaaataaaaaagattcatAGGGAAAGTTGGTTTTCATCCTTCTCCTCGGCGGAACAATCAAATGGAATTGCTTCATTCCAAGTGGGAAGCATTACAGTGACGGACACCAGAAGTGAACCCAAAGGTTGCTGATTtgtttgcatgtatgtatatttattataaattGTACACAACAAAAATTAGATTCAGTAAATGAAATATATTTTGCTTCATATAATATCTGTATTGcataaaaaaaagtctgcgggctatagagcgttttctattggggctccagtactatggaatgccctcccggtaacaattagagatgctacctcagtagaagcatttaagtcccatcttaaaactcatttgtatactctggcctttaaatagaccttccttttagaccagttgatctgccatttcttttcttttctcctctgctcccctctcccttgtggaggagggggggcacaggtccggtggccatggatgaagtgctggctgtccagagtcgggacccggggtggaccgctcgcctgtgcatcgattgggaacatctctgcgctgctgactcgtctctgctcgggatggtgtccggctggccccactatggactggactcttactattatgttggatccactatggactggactctcacaatattatgtcagacccactcgacatccattgcattcggtctcccctagagggggggttacccacatatgcggtcctctccaaggtttctcatagtcattcacatcgacgtcccactggggtgagtttttccttgcccttatgtgggctctgtaccgaggatgtcgttgtggcttgtgcagccctttgagacacttgtgatttagggctatataaataaacattgattgattgattgacatatgattatatattgtacaaaataaaaataaaaacgattcAAAGGGAAAGttggttttcacccttttttaaattttttatataaacctttatttataaactgcaacatttacaaacaatcaagaaataataataatgcacaaagtgtaaagccataggctcacacaaagttcagtaaataatttaaatttggaacacagcatcatcgttttcacagctttttggttgttagaggtagattggttgattgattgattgaaccttttattagtagattgcacagtacagtacatattccgtacaattgaccactaaatggtaacaccccaataagtttttcaacttgtttaagtcggggtccacgtaaatcaattcatggtcattctcatttttttttttaaaggcacaacaaacaggtcgggtattgagaaagctacatttatgaatataaaacataGCCAATAGTATAAAGAGGTTGCAATGGTAAAATTAATTTAGTTTTCACtaggggtgtccgataatggctttttgccgatatccgatattccgatattgtccaactctttaattaccgatatcaaccgatatatacagtcgtggaattaacacattattatgcctaatttggacaaccaagtatggtgaagataaggtacttataaaataaaataagataaataaatttaaaaaaaattcttgaataaaaaagaaagtaaaacaatataaaaacagttacatagaaactagtaattaatgaaaattagtaaaattaactgttaaaggttagtactattagtggaccagcagcacgcacaatcatgtgtgcttacggactgtatcccttgcagactgtattgatatatattgatatataatgtaggaaccagaatattaataacagaaagaaatgggggagggaggatttttggcttggtgcactaattgtaagtgtacattgtgttttttatgttgatttaatcaaaaaataaaaataaataaaaatggcagcatggtggaagaggggttagtgcgtctgcctcacaatacgaaggtcctgagtagtcgtgagttcaatcccgggctcgggatctttctgtgtggagtttgcatgttctccccgtgactgcgtgggttccctccgggtactccggcttcctcccacctccaaagacatgcacctgggaataggttgattggcaacaataaattggccctaatgtgtgaatgtgagagtgaatgttgtctgtctatctgtgttggccctgtgatgagggggtgacttgtccagggtgtaccccgccttccgcccgattgtagctgagataggctccagcgaccccaaagggaataagcggtagaaaatgg
Encoded proteins:
- the mt2 gene encoding metallothionein-2 codes for the protein MDPCDCSKTGTCKCGASCKCTNCSCTTCKKSCCACCPSGCSKCASGCVCKGKTCDTSCCQ